The window GAGCGGGAGACCGAGCAGGTGTTGTGGCTCCGGCCTCGTTAGGCCGCGTGGCGTCCCGTCCCGCGGTGTCCTCCACTCTTCGTGTCATGCGCGTCCTGTTCCTGAGCATCCTCCTGGCGTCCTGCGCCCGATCGGCCTCGTCCACGTCGGCCGCGGGAGCCCCGGCGCCGGCCGAGACGCGGACCACCGAGAACGGGATCACCTGGCACACCCCGTACGGGAAGCCAACCCGCCCGTTCAGCCCGGCGGTGCAGGTGGGGAACCTGCTCTTCCTCGCTGGGCAGATCGGGACGTCGGCGAATGCGCAGGGTGGGGTGGTGCCGGGCGGGATCAAGGCGGAGACGAAGCAAACCATGGAAAACATCAAGGAGGTCCTCGCCAAGTCGGGGTCCTCCCTGGACCGGGTGGTGAAGTGCACGGTGATGATGGCCGACATGCGGGAGTGGGATGCGATGAACGAGGTGTACACGACCTACTTCCCGCGGAACAAGCCGGCGCGTTCGGCGCTCGGCGCGAATGGGCTCGCTCTCTCGGCGCGGGTGGAGATCGAATGCATCGCGGCGGTCCCATGAGGCGATGGTCGCTGGGTGCCTGGATCGGGCTGACGGCGCTCGGCGACACGGGGGGCCCCCCCGAACTGAATATTCGCAGCGCCCGTCAGCTCGCCATCACGGCGCCTGTCCGGGGACACCCCGCCTCGTCACGCCGCGCCGCCGGACGCGTCGTCACCACCGAGTTCTGGTCCCAGTCGTTAGGCGCACGCAAGCGCCTCGTCGCTTGGCTCCCCCCGTCGTACGACCAGGCCCCCGGCCGCCGGTACCCCGTGGCCATCTACCTCCATGGCCTCTGGGGCGAAGAAACCGACTGGACCCGGCGCGCCAACATTGCCCACACCCTCGACTCCCTCACCGCCGCAGGCGGCAAGGAGCTGATCGTCGTCATGCCCGACGGCGACGACTCCTGGTACACCACCTGGAACTGGCTCGGCGACTACGGAGCCTGTCGGCGCGACTTCAAGCCACGCGACGGCCGCGGGGACACGGCAGACACCTACTGCGTCCCCTGGCCACACTACGACGACTACATCGCCCGCGACCTCGTCGCGTTCGTCGATCGC is drawn from Gemmatimonadota bacterium and contains these coding sequences:
- a CDS encoding alpha/beta hydrolase, with the protein product MRRWSLGAWIGLTALGDTGGPPELNIRSARQLAITAPVRGHPASSRRAAGRVVTTEFWSQSLGARKRLVAWLPPSYDQAPGRRYPVAIYLHGLWGEETDWTRRANIAHTLDSLTAAGGKELIVVMPDGDDSWYTTWNWLGDYGACRRDFKPRDGRGDTADTYCVPWPHYDDYIARDLVAFVDRTWRTDARRERRAIAGLSMGGYGAVTIGMAYPEVFGAIASHSGVLSPLYGGSAQVSTPPRYATSVAELKAGWGDRFWPLLAPAFGQDTTAWWSRDPARRVRATWGRRKALTPALYLDIGTDDGLLGQNRAFRHELQTLGVPHTYREWPGAHDWPYWTIHVVESLAWIADRTG
- a CDS encoding RidA family protein, with translation MRVLFLSILLASCARSASSTSAAGAPAPAETRTTENGITWHTPYGKPTRPFSPAVQVGNLLFLAGQIGTSANAQGGVVPGGIKAETKQTMENIKEVLAKSGSSLDRVVKCTVMMADMREWDAMNEVYTTYFPRNKPARSALGANGLALSARVEIECIAAVP